In one window of Methanolobus mangrovi DNA:
- a CDS encoding argininosuccinate synthase: protein MTKKVVLAYSGGLDTSVCIPLLKEEYGYDEVITVAVDVGQPEEDVKQAEEKAQKISNKHFTLDVREEFVNDYIFPLIKANGDYEGYVMGTSIARPLIAKKVVEIAEKEGAVALAHGCTGKGNDQLRFEAVFRMTDMDVIAPMRDMNLTREWEIEYAKKHGIPVSVTTAKPWSVDENIWSRSIEGGKLEDPGFIPPEEIYQWTVSPESAPAGQTVVIGFENGVPVSLDGEKMDGVKLIIKLNEIAGSHGIGRTDMIEDRVLGLKARENYEHPAATVLLTAHKDLEKLVLTRAELKFKRGVDEQWSELAYYGLVDEPLYADLNAFINKTQERVTGTVTVKLHKGSVIILARTSPYALYSEDLVSFDSATIDQKDAEGFAKYHGFQARMYRKVIEK, encoded by the coding sequence ATGACAAAGAAAGTAGTACTTGCTTATTCAGGCGGGCTTGACACTTCCGTGTGCATCCCGCTGCTTAAAGAAGAATACGGTTACGACGAGGTAATCACAGTAGCAGTAGATGTTGGACAGCCGGAAGAAGATGTTAAGCAGGCTGAAGAGAAGGCACAGAAGATCAGCAACAAGCACTTCACACTCGATGTACGTGAGGAGTTTGTCAATGATTATATCTTCCCGCTTATCAAAGCCAATGGCGACTATGAAGGATATGTAATGGGCACATCCATCGCACGTCCCCTTATCGCTAAGAAGGTCGTTGAGATTGCAGAGAAGGAAGGTGCTGTTGCACTTGCACACGGATGTACCGGCAAGGGTAATGACCAGCTCCGTTTTGAAGCGGTTTTCCGCATGACCGACATGGATGTCATTGCACCAATGAGGGACATGAACCTCACCCGTGAATGGGAGATCGAGTATGCTAAGAAACACGGCATACCTGTAAGTGTTACAACCGCAAAGCCATGGAGTGTTGATGAGAATATATGGAGCCGCAGTATCGAAGGTGGCAAACTGGAAGACCCCGGATTCATCCCACCAGAAGAGATCTACCAGTGGACCGTTTCCCCTGAGTCAGCACCTGCCGGACAGACCGTGGTAATTGGTTTTGAGAACGGTGTTCCGGTATCCCTTGATGGCGAGAAGATGGACGGTGTAAAGCTTATCATCAAGCTCAACGAAATTGCAGGTTCCCACGGTATCGGCAGGACCGATATGATCGAGGACCGTGTTCTCGGGCTTAAAGCACGTGAGAACTACGAGCACCCCGCAGCTACAGTTCTGCTTACAGCCCACAAGGACCTTGAGAAGCTTGTGCTCACAAGGGCAGAGCTGAAGTTCAAGAGAGGTGTAGATGAACAGTGGTCAGAACTTGCCTACTATGGCCTTGTGGACGAACCGCTCTATGCAGACCTCAATGCTTTCATTAACAAGACACAGGAACGTGTAACCGGTACTGTAACAGTGAAACTGCACAAGGGCAGTGTCATCATACTTGCACGTACATCCCCCTATGCACTTTACTCAGAAGACCTCGTGTCCTTTGACAGTGCAACCATCGATCAGAAAGATGCTGAAGGCTTTGCCAAGTATCATGGTTTCCAGGCAAGGATGTACAGGAAAGTTATTGAGAAGTAA